The DNA region TTAAAACATAAAAATGCTTCTCCTAAAAGATCATCTTTATGATGAAAAAAATTATATTTTTTACAAAAATTTAAAATTTTAATATTGATTTCTTTTAAATATTCTTCAAAATTCATAATATTTAAATTATAAAATAAATTGTTAAAAAATTAAAGATTAATTCTAATTATTTCAAATGCTTTATAATTTCCAATACTTCCTTATGCCTTTCCTCAGCATTCTTCTCCATAACCTTTAAAGTTTCATCCATTTTATAAAGCATCTCACTTATTTTTTCTAACATTTCTGTTTGCCTGTTTAGGATTTCTGTGTGTCTATTAAGTGTTTCTGATTGCTTATTTAACATTTCTGCTATCTTATTTAACATTTCACTTTGCTTATTTAACATTTCAGTTTGTTTATTTAACATTTCACTTTGTTTATTTAATGTTTCTGTCTGCTTGTTTAGTATTTCAGTATGTTTATTTAAAATTTCATTTTGTTTATTTAGCATTTCATTTTGTTTACTTAGCATTTCCTTCATCCATCTGCCATTACTCCAAGCAAGATAAGTTAAAACTCCTGCAAGCAATGTAAGTCCTATTCCAAATATTTCCATATAATAATTATAATATCAAAATATGCAAAATAACAACATTATTACTTTACTAAAAAGCCCCTTTTTTTAATTCTGTTAAATCTGTTTTCTTTCATGATTAATTTAATTTTTTTCTTTTAAGATAACTTATCTTATAATTATAACTTTCTATAATATGGAATTGATTGAAAAAATATTTTTAGATTTATCACTGGGAGGAAATAAAGTAATTCTCGGACTTCTTGGTGGTTTAGTTATTTCCTTTTTAAATTTGTTAGGTGCTCTTTTAATTTTTTTCTTTACCAAACCCTCTCAGAAATTGATTGATACTCTTCTTGGATTTGCTGCAGGTGTTATGCTTGCAGCAAGTTTTACAAGTTTGATTTTACCTGGGATTGAGAAGGGTGGAATTATTCCTGTTCTTATTGGAATATTGCTTGGTTCTTTTATTCTTGATTTAGGTGACCATATTATACCTCATATACATCCTGTATTAGGAAAAGAAGGTGTTAAAACTGAAAGGTTAAAGGGTATATGGCTTTTTATAATTGCCATAACAATTCATAATATGCCAGAGGGTCTTGCTGTTGGAATTGGTTTTGGATCAGGTAATATAAAGGATGCTATTATTTTGATGCTTGCCATTGGAATTCAGAATATTCCGGAAGGTTTTTCAGTTTCGGTTTCTGCACTTGAAGCTGGATTTGGTAAAAGGTTTTATGCAGCGATAACAGGAATAAGGTCGGGTTTGATTGAGATTCCTCTTGCTATTTTTGGAGCCTGGCTTATCAGTATTGCAAAGCCTATTTTGCCTTATGCCATGGGTTTTGCAGCTGGTGCCATGATTTATGTTATTAGTGACGAGATTGTGCCAGAAACCCACAGAAAAGGTCATGAAAGATTAGCCACCTTTGGAACCGTCCTTGGTGTTGTTATAATGCTTTTTCTGGATGTGACCCTTAAATAATATGAAAATTTCTGATCTATTTCAGATTTCACTTTATGGTATAAAAACCCATAAATTAAGATCTGTATTAACAACTCTTGGAATTATAATAGGTGTTGGAACTGTTATATCAATGATGTCAATTATTGAGGGAATAAACGGTTATGTTTATAAAGAATTCGGAGCTGTTGGTTCAGATGTTATTTATATTCAAAAATATAAATGGAAGGTCTTTGTGGGGTCAGCAGAAAGAGAATGGTGGAAAAAATTTAAAGAATTTCCTGATTTTACAGAGGATGATTTAAAGGATATCAAAGAACTTGATTTTGTTGAAGATGCTTCCATTTCCCTTGATTTATTTAATTTAAAAGAAGCAAAATATAAAAATAAGAAACTTGAAGATTTAGATGTAATAGCAGTAACTCCATCTTACTTTGAAGTATCAGGATATAAAATTGAAAGTGGAAGAAAATTAAATGAAGAGGATGAATTTTTTAAAAGAAATGTATGTGTAATTGGAAAATATATTGA from candidate division WOR-3 bacterium includes:
- a CDS encoding ZIP family metal transporter translates to MELIEKIFLDLSLGGNKVILGLLGGLVISFLNLLGALLIFFFTKPSQKLIDTLLGFAAGVMLAASFTSLILPGIEKGGIIPVLIGILLGSFILDLGDHIIPHIHPVLGKEGVKTERLKGIWLFIIAITIHNMPEGLAVGIGFGSGNIKDAIILMLAIGIQNIPEGFSVSVSALEAGFGKRFYAAITGIRSGLIEIPLAIFGAWLISIAKPILPYAMGFAAGAMIYVISDEIVPETHRKGHERLATFGTVLGVVIMLFLDVTLK